A single region of the Denticeps clupeoides chromosome 18, fDenClu1.1, whole genome shotgun sequence genome encodes:
- the csnk1a1 gene encoding casein kinase I isoform X1 — protein MASSSGSKAEFIVGGKYKLVRKIGSGSFGDIYLAINITNGEEVAVKLESQKARHPQLLYESKLYKILQGGVGIPHIRWYGQEKDYNVLVMDLLGPSLEDLFNFCSRRFTMKTVLMLADQMISRIEYVHTKNFIHRDIKPDNFLMGIGRHCNKCLDSPVGKRKRSLAVSSSQDPSFSGLNQLFLIDFGLAKKYRDNRTRQHIPYREDKNLTGTARYASINAHLGIEQSRRDDMESLGYVLMYFNRTSLPWQGLKAATKKQKYEKISEKKMSTPVEVLCKGFPAEFAMYLNYCRGLRFEEAPDYMYLRQLFRILFRTLNHQYDYTFDWTMLKQKAAQQAASSGGQGQQAQTPTGKQTDKPKSNMKGF, from the exons ATGGCGAGCAGCAGCGGCTCTAAAGCAGAGTTCATAGTCGGTGGGAAATACAAGCTGGTCCGGAAAATCGGTTCTGGATCATTCGGCGACATTTATCTGGCGATCAATATAACAAATGGAGag GAGGTAGCGGTAAAGTTGGAGTCTCAGAAAGCCAGACACCCTCAACTTTTGTATGAAAGCAAATTGTACAAAATCCTTCAAGGTGGAGTCGGCATCCCGCACATCAG gtGGTACGGCCAGGAAAAAGACTACAATGTCCTAGTGATGGACCTTCTTGGGCCAAGTCTGGAAGATCTCTTCAACTTTTGCTCCCGCAGGTTCACAATGAAAACTGTACTCATGTTGGCAGATCAG ATGATCAGCAGAATTGAATATGTGCACACAAAAAACTTCATCCACAGAGATATCAAGCCAGATAACTTTTTAATGGGTATCGGGCGTCACTGTAATAAG TGTTTAGACTCTCCAGTGGGGAAGAGGAAAAGAAGCTTGGCTGTTAGTTCTTCTCAGGACCCATCTTTCTCAGGATTAAACCAG TTGTTCCTCATCGACTTTGGTCTGGCCAAAAAATACCGGGACAACCGGACGCGGCAGCACATACCCTACAGAGAAGACAAAAACCTCACAGGCACAGCTCGCTATGCCAGCATCAACGCACACTTGGGCATCGAGCAGAG TCGCCGGGATGACATGGAGTCGCTAGGATACGTGTTGATGTACTTCAATAGAACCAGTCTGCCATGGCAGGGGCTGAAG GCCGCCACAAAGAAACAGAAGTATGAGAAGATCAGTGAGAAAAAGATGTCCACCCCTGTTGAAGTGTTGTGTAAG GGTTTCCCAGCAGAGTTTGCCATGTACCTGAATTACTGTCGCGGCCTGCGTTTCGAGGAAGCGCCGGACTACATGTACTTGCGCCAGCTGTTCCGCATTCTCTTCAG GACTCTGAACCACCAGTACGACTACACATTTGACTGGACCATGCTGAAGCAGAAAGCAGCGCAGCAGGCGGCCTCCTCGGGGGGACAGGGGCAGCAGGCACAAACCCCCACAGGCAAGCAAACTGACAAACCCAAGAGTAACATGAAAG GTTTCTAA
- the csnk1a1 gene encoding casein kinase I isoform X3: MASSSGSKAEFIVGGKYKLVRKIGSGSFGDIYLAINITNGEEVAVKLESQKARHPQLLYESKLYKILQGGVGIPHIRWYGQEKDYNVLVMDLLGPSLEDLFNFCSRRFTMKTVLMLADQMISRIEYVHTKNFIHRDIKPDNFLMGIGRHCNKCLDSPVGKRKRSLAVSSSQDPSFSGLNQLFLIDFGLAKKYRDNRTRQHIPYREDKNLTGTARYASINAHLGIEQSRRDDMESLGYVLMYFNRTSLPWQGLKAATKKQKYEKISEKKMSTPVEVLCKGFPAEFAMYLNYCRGLRFEEAPDYMYLRQLFRILFRTLNHQYDYTFDWTMLKQKAAQQAASSGGQGQQAQTPTGF; the protein is encoded by the exons ATGGCGAGCAGCAGCGGCTCTAAAGCAGAGTTCATAGTCGGTGGGAAATACAAGCTGGTCCGGAAAATCGGTTCTGGATCATTCGGCGACATTTATCTGGCGATCAATATAACAAATGGAGag GAGGTAGCGGTAAAGTTGGAGTCTCAGAAAGCCAGACACCCTCAACTTTTGTATGAAAGCAAATTGTACAAAATCCTTCAAGGTGGAGTCGGCATCCCGCACATCAG gtGGTACGGCCAGGAAAAAGACTACAATGTCCTAGTGATGGACCTTCTTGGGCCAAGTCTGGAAGATCTCTTCAACTTTTGCTCCCGCAGGTTCACAATGAAAACTGTACTCATGTTGGCAGATCAG ATGATCAGCAGAATTGAATATGTGCACACAAAAAACTTCATCCACAGAGATATCAAGCCAGATAACTTTTTAATGGGTATCGGGCGTCACTGTAATAAG TGTTTAGACTCTCCAGTGGGGAAGAGGAAAAGAAGCTTGGCTGTTAGTTCTTCTCAGGACCCATCTTTCTCAGGATTAAACCAG TTGTTCCTCATCGACTTTGGTCTGGCCAAAAAATACCGGGACAACCGGACGCGGCAGCACATACCCTACAGAGAAGACAAAAACCTCACAGGCACAGCTCGCTATGCCAGCATCAACGCACACTTGGGCATCGAGCAGAG TCGCCGGGATGACATGGAGTCGCTAGGATACGTGTTGATGTACTTCAATAGAACCAGTCTGCCATGGCAGGGGCTGAAG GCCGCCACAAAGAAACAGAAGTATGAGAAGATCAGTGAGAAAAAGATGTCCACCCCTGTTGAAGTGTTGTGTAAG GGTTTCCCAGCAGAGTTTGCCATGTACCTGAATTACTGTCGCGGCCTGCGTTTCGAGGAAGCGCCGGACTACATGTACTTGCGCCAGCTGTTCCGCATTCTCTTCAG GACTCTGAACCACCAGTACGACTACACATTTGACTGGACCATGCTGAAGCAGAAAGCAGCGCAGCAGGCGGCCTCCTCGGGGGGACAGGGGCAGCAGGCACAAACCCCCACAG GTTTCTAA
- the LOC114767924 gene encoding turripeptide Ici9.1-like, protein MRATILVCASLLLYLSAFTLAWEPREANCEKYANSICTREYIPVCGDDGKTYSTECTLCIENSMTGTIPKIKYNGEC, encoded by the exons ATGAGGGCAACAATTCTGGTCTGCGCTTCACTTCTGCTTTACCTGTCTG CTTTTACTTTGGCTTGGGAACCCAGAGAG GCTAACTGCGAAAAGTACGCCAATTCGATCTGCACACGCGAGTACATACCTGTGTGCGGGGATGATGGCAAAACTTACAGCACAGAATGCACCCTGTGTATCGAGAACAG CATGACAGGAACCATACCAAAGATCAAGTACAATGGCGAATGTTAA
- the csnk1a1 gene encoding casein kinase I isoform X4: MASSSGSKAEFIVGGKYKLVRKIGSGSFGDIYLAINITNGEEVAVKLESQKARHPQLLYESKLYKILQGGVGIPHIRWYGQEKDYNVLVMDLLGPSLEDLFNFCSRRFTMKTVLMLADQMISRIEYVHTKNFIHRDIKPDNFLMGIGRHCNKLFLIDFGLAKKYRDNRTRQHIPYREDKNLTGTARYASINAHLGIEQSRRDDMESLGYVLMYFNRTSLPWQGLKAATKKQKYEKISEKKMSTPVEVLCKGFPAEFAMYLNYCRGLRFEEAPDYMYLRQLFRILFRTLNHQYDYTFDWTMLKQKAAQQAASSGGQGQQAQTPTGKQTDKPKSNMKGF, encoded by the exons ATGGCGAGCAGCAGCGGCTCTAAAGCAGAGTTCATAGTCGGTGGGAAATACAAGCTGGTCCGGAAAATCGGTTCTGGATCATTCGGCGACATTTATCTGGCGATCAATATAACAAATGGAGag GAGGTAGCGGTAAAGTTGGAGTCTCAGAAAGCCAGACACCCTCAACTTTTGTATGAAAGCAAATTGTACAAAATCCTTCAAGGTGGAGTCGGCATCCCGCACATCAG gtGGTACGGCCAGGAAAAAGACTACAATGTCCTAGTGATGGACCTTCTTGGGCCAAGTCTGGAAGATCTCTTCAACTTTTGCTCCCGCAGGTTCACAATGAAAACTGTACTCATGTTGGCAGATCAG ATGATCAGCAGAATTGAATATGTGCACACAAAAAACTTCATCCACAGAGATATCAAGCCAGATAACTTTTTAATGGGTATCGGGCGTCACTGTAATAAG TTGTTCCTCATCGACTTTGGTCTGGCCAAAAAATACCGGGACAACCGGACGCGGCAGCACATACCCTACAGAGAAGACAAAAACCTCACAGGCACAGCTCGCTATGCCAGCATCAACGCACACTTGGGCATCGAGCAGAG TCGCCGGGATGACATGGAGTCGCTAGGATACGTGTTGATGTACTTCAATAGAACCAGTCTGCCATGGCAGGGGCTGAAG GCCGCCACAAAGAAACAGAAGTATGAGAAGATCAGTGAGAAAAAGATGTCCACCCCTGTTGAAGTGTTGTGTAAG GGTTTCCCAGCAGAGTTTGCCATGTACCTGAATTACTGTCGCGGCCTGCGTTTCGAGGAAGCGCCGGACTACATGTACTTGCGCCAGCTGTTCCGCATTCTCTTCAG GACTCTGAACCACCAGTACGACTACACATTTGACTGGACCATGCTGAAGCAGAAAGCAGCGCAGCAGGCGGCCTCCTCGGGGGGACAGGGGCAGCAGGCACAAACCCCCACAGGCAAGCAAACTGACAAACCCAAGAGTAACATGAAAG GTTTCTAA
- the csnk1a1 gene encoding casein kinase I isoform X2 yields the protein MASSSGSKAEFIVGGKYKLVRKIGSGSFGDIYLAINITNGEEVAVKLESQKARHPQLLYESKLYKILQGGVGIPHIRWYGQEKDYNVLVMDLLGPSLEDLFNFCSRRFTMKTVLMLADQMISRIEYVHTKNFIHRDIKPDNFLMGIGRHCNKCLDSPVGKRKRSLAVSSSQDPSFSGLNQLFLIDFGLAKKYRDNRTRQHIPYREDKNLTGTARYASINAHLGIEQSRRDDMESLGYVLMYFNRTSLPWQGLKAATKKQKYEKISEKKMSTPVEVLCKGFPAEFAMYLNYCRGLRFEEAPDYMYLRQLFRILFRTLNHQYDYTFDWTMLKQKAAQQAASSGGQGQQAQTPTGKQTDKPKSNMKG from the exons ATGGCGAGCAGCAGCGGCTCTAAAGCAGAGTTCATAGTCGGTGGGAAATACAAGCTGGTCCGGAAAATCGGTTCTGGATCATTCGGCGACATTTATCTGGCGATCAATATAACAAATGGAGag GAGGTAGCGGTAAAGTTGGAGTCTCAGAAAGCCAGACACCCTCAACTTTTGTATGAAAGCAAATTGTACAAAATCCTTCAAGGTGGAGTCGGCATCCCGCACATCAG gtGGTACGGCCAGGAAAAAGACTACAATGTCCTAGTGATGGACCTTCTTGGGCCAAGTCTGGAAGATCTCTTCAACTTTTGCTCCCGCAGGTTCACAATGAAAACTGTACTCATGTTGGCAGATCAG ATGATCAGCAGAATTGAATATGTGCACACAAAAAACTTCATCCACAGAGATATCAAGCCAGATAACTTTTTAATGGGTATCGGGCGTCACTGTAATAAG TGTTTAGACTCTCCAGTGGGGAAGAGGAAAAGAAGCTTGGCTGTTAGTTCTTCTCAGGACCCATCTTTCTCAGGATTAAACCAG TTGTTCCTCATCGACTTTGGTCTGGCCAAAAAATACCGGGACAACCGGACGCGGCAGCACATACCCTACAGAGAAGACAAAAACCTCACAGGCACAGCTCGCTATGCCAGCATCAACGCACACTTGGGCATCGAGCAGAG TCGCCGGGATGACATGGAGTCGCTAGGATACGTGTTGATGTACTTCAATAGAACCAGTCTGCCATGGCAGGGGCTGAAG GCCGCCACAAAGAAACAGAAGTATGAGAAGATCAGTGAGAAAAAGATGTCCACCCCTGTTGAAGTGTTGTGTAAG GGTTTCCCAGCAGAGTTTGCCATGTACCTGAATTACTGTCGCGGCCTGCGTTTCGAGGAAGCGCCGGACTACATGTACTTGCGCCAGCTGTTCCGCATTCTCTTCAG GACTCTGAACCACCAGTACGACTACACATTTGACTGGACCATGCTGAAGCAGAAAGCAGCGCAGCAGGCGGCCTCCTCGGGGGGACAGGGGCAGCAGGCACAAACCCCCACAGGCAAGCAAACTGACAAACCCAAGAGTAACATGAAAGGTTAG